From a region of the Odontesthes bonariensis isolate fOdoBon6 chromosome 4, fOdoBon6.hap1, whole genome shotgun sequence genome:
- the aspscr1 gene encoding tether containing UBX domain for GLUT4 isoform X2 — MVTSTKKQGVGDSQVRIALQMEDGSRLQDSFSSGQSLWELITHFPQISGSQLSESGSTPVCVYMRDEVSGEEALKKATLKSLGLTGGSAIVRLLLKKDKTPGEEDETEAMSIPPVAKETIPSQSPEPDPAPSFPEMSTTAVPSKDSSPPQPVKTVPEPTPATATSTVPVRREDAPNSQDAVRPKVPPAGCQTPVEDGEKAGPSELNCHPSSSSSSAPSACFIPFSGGGQRLGGPGGVLSSSSSSFLSALGATVESPKAKKAKSSHGSSTKCKAPAGLQDQDMDHRGEFLEPIEREPLIYHLDSTSRHTEDLGYLPDEFFEVTVDDVRKRFAQLKSERKLMEESPLMTKSLREAQMKEKMERYPKVVLRVQFPDRHVLQGFFRPLETVAAVRHFVRSHLEDPKLSFYLFITPPRTVLDDSSATLFQANLFPGALVYFGSDVKTDSYIKRELLETSVTASQANESIASCMLSPPAPGSSSAAAEELLPSPGLTMKTSESAQEEQDPAAGTQAAKPTKSDPGKVPKWLKLPGKK, encoded by the exons ATGGTGACAAGTACGAAGAAACAAGGTGTAGGAGACAGTCAG GTGCGGATCGCTCTCCAGATGGAGGACGGCTCTCGGCTCCAGGATTCCTTCTCAAGTGGACAGAGTCTGTGGGAGCTGATCACACATTTCCCTCAGATCAG TGGGTCACAGCTGTCTGAATCAGGATCCACTCCCGTGTGTGTTTACATGCGAGACGAG gTGAGTGGGGAAGAAGCACTAAAGAAAGCCACTCTGAAGTCTCTGGGTCTTACAGGAGGAAGTGCCATTGTTAG ACTTCTGCtcaaaaaggacaaaactcCAGGGGAGGAAGATGAAACTGAGGCTATGTCGATCCCACCTGTTGCCAAGGAAACCATCCCTAGTCAATCACCTGAGCCGGACCCTGCTCCGTCGTTTCCAGAGATGTCAACAACAGCTGTGCCATCGAAAGACTCAAGTCCCCCTCAGCCAGTGAAAACCGTGCCTGAACCAACCCCTGCCACAGCTACGAGCACCGTCCCCGTTCGACGGGAAGACGCCCCAAACTCCCAGGATGCAGTGCGGCCCAAAGTCCCACCTGCAGGATGTCAAACGCCAGTCGAGGATGGAGAGAAAGCAGGGCCATCAGAACTAAACTGCCACccatcttcttcctcttcctctgctcctTCAGCTTGTTTCATTCCTTTTTCTGGAGGTGGTCAGCGCCTCGGGGGTCCAGGGGGAGTTCTgtcttcatcatcatcctcatttCTGTCAGCTCTGGGTGCCACAGTGGAATCACCCAAAGCAAAGAAAGCCAAATCCAGCCATGGTTCTAGCACCAAG TGTAAAGCCCCTGCCGGCTTGCAAGACCAGGATATGGATCACAGGGGGGAATTTTTGGAG CCAATTGAGAGGGAGCCTCTTATCTATCACCTGGACTCGACGTCCCGACACACCGAGGACCTCGGGTATCTGCCTGACGAGTTCTTTGAAGTGACGGTAGATGATGTGCGGAAACGCTTCGCCCAGCTGAAAAGCGAGAG GAAGTTAATGGAGGAATCTCCGCTCATGACTAAATCTCTTAGAGAGGCGCAGATGAAGGAGAAGATGGAGAGATATCCCAAA GTGGTCCTGAGGGTCCAATTTCCAGACAGACATGTTCTGCAGGGCTTCTTCAGGCCCCTCGAGACag TTGCTGCTGTGAGGCACTTTGTGAGGAGCCACTTGGAGGATCCTAAGCTCAGTTTCTACCTGT TCATTACTCCTCCAAGAACTGTTCTGGACGACTCCTCGGCTACGCTATTCCAG GCCAACCTGTTTCCTGGTGCCCTGGTGTACTTTGGCTCCGACGTCAAGACag ATTCTTACATAAAGAGAGAACTGCTGGAAACATCCGTCACAGCCTCACAAGCAAATGAGTCCATAGCAAG CTGCATGCTCAGTCCCCCAGCACCCGGCTCCAGCTCTGCGGCCGCCGAGGAGCTGCTGCCTTCCCCGGGGCTTACGATGAAAACCAGTGAGTCCGCACAGGAAGAGCAAGACCCAGCTGCAGGCACCCAGGCTGCCAAACCCACAAAATCTGACCCGGGAAAGGTGCCCAAATGGCTCAAGCTTCCAG GTAAGAAATAA
- the aspscr1 gene encoding tether containing UBX domain for GLUT4 isoform X1, whose product MAASSSAVTVLTPNGRRQTVKVSSNTPLLQVLEDVCKKHGFNPEDHGLKFQRHVVDLTLPWRFANLPNNAKLEMVTSTKKQGVGDSQVRIALQMEDGSRLQDSFSSGQSLWELITHFPQISGSQLSESGSTPVCVYMRDEVSGEEALKKATLKSLGLTGGSAIVRLLLKKDKTPGEEDETEAMSIPPVAKETIPSQSPEPDPAPSFPEMSTTAVPSKDSSPPQPVKTVPEPTPATATSTVPVRREDAPNSQDAVRPKVPPAGCQTPVEDGEKAGPSELNCHPSSSSSSAPSACFIPFSGGGQRLGGPGGVLSSSSSSFLSALGATVESPKAKKAKSSHGSSTKCKAPAGLQDQDMDHRGEFLEPIEREPLIYHLDSTSRHTEDLGYLPDEFFEVTVDDVRKRFAQLKSERKLMEESPLMTKSLREAQMKEKMERYPKVVLRVQFPDRHVLQGFFRPLETVAAVRHFVRSHLEDPKLSFYLFITPPRTVLDDSSATLFQANLFPGALVYFGSDVKTDSYIKRELLETSVTASQANESIASCMLSPPAPGSSSAAAEELLPSPGLTMKTSESAQEEQDPAAGTQAAKPTKSDPGKVPKWLKLPGKK is encoded by the exons ATGGCAGCCAGCAGTTCAGCTGTAACGGTTCTCACTCCAAATGGACGAAGACAAACAGTTAAAGTATCTTCAAACACGCCGTTATTGCAG GTGCTGGAAGACGTCTGCAAAAAGCATGGTTTTAACCCTGAGGACCACGGTTTGAA GTTTCAGAGGCATGTTGTTGACCTGACGCTGCCATGGAGGTTTGCAAACCTTCCCAACAATGCTAAACTGGAAATGGTGACAAGTACGAAGAAACAAGGTGTAGGAGACAGTCAG GTGCGGATCGCTCTCCAGATGGAGGACGGCTCTCGGCTCCAGGATTCCTTCTCAAGTGGACAGAGTCTGTGGGAGCTGATCACACATTTCCCTCAGATCAG TGGGTCACAGCTGTCTGAATCAGGATCCACTCCCGTGTGTGTTTACATGCGAGACGAG gTGAGTGGGGAAGAAGCACTAAAGAAAGCCACTCTGAAGTCTCTGGGTCTTACAGGAGGAAGTGCCATTGTTAG ACTTCTGCtcaaaaaggacaaaactcCAGGGGAGGAAGATGAAACTGAGGCTATGTCGATCCCACCTGTTGCCAAGGAAACCATCCCTAGTCAATCACCTGAGCCGGACCCTGCTCCGTCGTTTCCAGAGATGTCAACAACAGCTGTGCCATCGAAAGACTCAAGTCCCCCTCAGCCAGTGAAAACCGTGCCTGAACCAACCCCTGCCACAGCTACGAGCACCGTCCCCGTTCGACGGGAAGACGCCCCAAACTCCCAGGATGCAGTGCGGCCCAAAGTCCCACCTGCAGGATGTCAAACGCCAGTCGAGGATGGAGAGAAAGCAGGGCCATCAGAACTAAACTGCCACccatcttcttcctcttcctctgctcctTCAGCTTGTTTCATTCCTTTTTCTGGAGGTGGTCAGCGCCTCGGGGGTCCAGGGGGAGTTCTgtcttcatcatcatcctcatttCTGTCAGCTCTGGGTGCCACAGTGGAATCACCCAAAGCAAAGAAAGCCAAATCCAGCCATGGTTCTAGCACCAAG TGTAAAGCCCCTGCCGGCTTGCAAGACCAGGATATGGATCACAGGGGGGAATTTTTGGAG CCAATTGAGAGGGAGCCTCTTATCTATCACCTGGACTCGACGTCCCGACACACCGAGGACCTCGGGTATCTGCCTGACGAGTTCTTTGAAGTGACGGTAGATGATGTGCGGAAACGCTTCGCCCAGCTGAAAAGCGAGAG GAAGTTAATGGAGGAATCTCCGCTCATGACTAAATCTCTTAGAGAGGCGCAGATGAAGGAGAAGATGGAGAGATATCCCAAA GTGGTCCTGAGGGTCCAATTTCCAGACAGACATGTTCTGCAGGGCTTCTTCAGGCCCCTCGAGACag TTGCTGCTGTGAGGCACTTTGTGAGGAGCCACTTGGAGGATCCTAAGCTCAGTTTCTACCTGT TCATTACTCCTCCAAGAACTGTTCTGGACGACTCCTCGGCTACGCTATTCCAG GCCAACCTGTTTCCTGGTGCCCTGGTGTACTTTGGCTCCGACGTCAAGACag ATTCTTACATAAAGAGAGAACTGCTGGAAACATCCGTCACAGCCTCACAAGCAAATGAGTCCATAGCAAG CTGCATGCTCAGTCCCCCAGCACCCGGCTCCAGCTCTGCGGCCGCCGAGGAGCTGCTGCCTTCCCCGGGGCTTACGATGAAAACCAGTGAGTCCGCACAGGAAGAGCAAGACCCAGCTGCAGGCACCCAGGCTGCCAAACCCACAAAATCTGACCCGGGAAAGGTGCCCAAATGGCTCAAGCTTCCAG GTAAGAAATAA
- the notum1b gene encoding inactive palmitoleoyl-protein carboxylesterase notum1b has protein sequence MQSRCVERSSAGLSVVRSCVLLLFIHLSTPVEARRVRGGRAQTRRAQQQQQQQQAPVYRERVDGPESFPLDFTAVESNMDSFMVQIKNLAQSLYPCSAQKLDQDMKLHFLKNVSVTCNDGSPAGYYIKESKGSRRWLLFLEGGWYCFNRQTCDSRYETMRRLMSSTKWPQTRKGTGILSPQPEENPHWWNANMVFVPYCSSDVWSGATPKTDHSDYAFMGSLIIKEVVNELLTKGLQNAKVLLLAGSSAGGTGVLLNVDHVAEQLESQGYRGVQVRGLADSGWFLDNKQYKFTDCLDTISCAPTEAIKRGIRYWGGLVPESCRQAHVGEEWNCFFGYKVYATLKSPVFVVQWLFDEAQLTVDNIHLTGQPVHEGQWRYIKNLGQELRSTLRDVPAMFAPACLSHELITRTYWMDIQVKGTSLPRALHCWDRSLQGNIHINSSHGNHSHQKHKAAPVRGCPTHLIDSCPWPHCNPSCPTIRDQLTGQEMSVIQFLKHMGFDVQKIAQQQGMDPRKLLGMLNNGS, from the exons ATGCAGAGCCGTTGTGTGGAGAGAAGCTCGGCCGGACTGTCCGTGGTGCGCTCCTGCGTGCTGCTGCTCTTCATCCACTTGAGTACACCGGTCGAAGCGAGGAGAGTGCGCGGCGGTCGGGCGCAAACTCGGCgggcgcagcagcagcagcagcagcagcaggctccGGTGTACAGGGAGCGGGTGGATGGACCAGAGAGCTTCCCGTTAGACTTCACagccgtggagagcaacatggACAGTTTCATGGTGCAGATTAAGAATTTAGCGCAGTCACTGTATCCGTGCTCTGCGCAAAAGCTGGACCAAGACATGAAGCTGCACTTCTTGAAGAATGTTTCTGTGACTTGCAATGACGGATCACCTGCAGG GTACTACATCAAGGAGTCTAAAGGCAGCAGGAGGTGGCTGCTGTTCTTGGAAG gtggatggtactGCTTCAACAGACAGACCTGTGACAGCAGATATGAGACGATGAGGAGACTGATGAGCTCCACCAAGTGGCCACAAACCAGAAAAG GAACTGGAATTTTGTCTCCACAGCCAGAGGAAAACCCTCACTGGTGGAACGCCAACATGGT GTTCGTCCCTTACTGCTCCAGCGATGTGTGGAGTGGAGCCACCCCAAAGACGGATCACA GTGATTATGCATTCATGGGCTCCCTGATCATTAAAGAGGTGGTGAATGAGCTCCTGACAAAAGGTTTGCAGAACGCCAAGGTTCTGCTTCTGGCCGGCAGCAG TGCGGGCGGTACTGGCGTCCTGCTGAACGTGGACCACGTCGCAGAGCAGCTGGAGTCACAGGGCTACAGGGGGGTGCAGGTCAGGGGCCTGGCTGACTCCGGGTGGTTCCTGGACAACAAACAGTACAAATTCACCGACTGCCTGGATACCATCAGCTGTGCCCCCACTGAGGCCATAAAGAGAGGCATCAG gTACTGGGGAGGACTGGTGCCAGAAAGCTGCAGACAGGCTCACGTGGGAGAGGAGTGGAACTGTTTCTTTGGATATAAAGTCTACGCAACGTTAAAAA GCCCAGTGTTCGTGGTGCAGTGGCTGTTTGACGAAGCTCAGCTGACGGTCGACAACATCCACCTGACCGGACAGCCCGTCCACGAGGGCCAGTGGAGGTACATCAAGAACCTGGGACAGGAGCTGAGGAGCACGCTCCGTGACGTACC GGCCATGTTTGCTCCTGCATGTCTCTCCCATGAGCTCATTACTCGCAC ATACTGGATGGATATCCAGGTGAAAGGCACCTCTCTGCCCCGAGCCCTCCACTGCTGGGACCGCAGCCTCCAAGGCAACATCCACATCAACAGCAGCCACGGCAACCACAGCCACCAAAAGCACAAGGCGGCTCCTGTGAGAGGATGTCCCACGCATCTGATCGACAGCTGCCCGTGGCCGCACTGCAACCCCTCCTGCCCGACCATCAGAGACCAGCTGACGGGACAAGAAATGAGCGTGATCCAGTTCCTGAAGCACATGGGCTTTGACGTGCAGAAGATTGCTCAGCAGCAGGGGATGGACCCCAGGAAGCTGCTGGGCATGCTCAATAACGGGAGCTGA